The region TCATCTAATATCAAATGTAAGTCATAAGAGAAAAAAGTTTTATCATACCTGCTAACTTTAAAAAACAATTTGTTTTTTTTTATGTTCCTTTTTTCATCTACATCAAAAATATCAGTATTTTGAAAACTATTAAGAATTAAACTATCATTAGATATCTTGTAAGTTCCTTTAGTTTCATAACTTGAAAAGTGAAAGTTTAATTTATATGTAAATTCATTGTTGTTTAATTCAATACTCTCATAAAAATGACTTGCTCTATAAACATATAAACCGTTATCAATAGTCATTGATCCGAATATAATATAAACTAATATTAAATATATACTTAATTTCATTATTTCCTTTTTTTAACACCCTTATTGTAATCTTTTTCCCAACCAATATACACTTCAGGAGCTGCAGCTCCACTTTTACCTGCTTCAATTGTTGCTTTTCTCATTGCTTTTCCTTCTTTTGAAGATAAGCTTAAGGACGATTGATGCATTCCTTGATAAATTTGTGGATTCTGCTTTTTTCCAAAATCAATAATATCAGAATCCATGTAATATGGTGGTGCAGCTGGATTAAATTGTTTTACACCTCCTTCTAATATATATTGTCGATTATATCCTGCAGTTTCATCTCCGATATCGTTTAGAGTTGACTGATCATCTCTTCTAAACGAAGTTTTACCTTTTTCAAACTGAAATCCATGCATTAGCTCATGACCTATAACTGAATATGAAGCAGTTGTTCCCATACCAATATCTACTGCATTTGTTCCAAAATTATAATTTACATAACCAGAATTTCCTTTATTGGTTTTATCATAAAATACATTATAAACTTGTTCAGAATCTTCTAATGCTTTTATTTCATTTTGAGCACCCTCCAAAAAAGTTATAAATTTATTTCCAATTTCCGCATCAATCTGACGATCCTTCATCATTCCTCGAACAGACGCTATATCACTACTTAGTTTTTCCTTTTGTTTTTTTACAATTTCATCTGGGTCTAATACTTGCATACCATCGGGATCAATAAAATAAATAGGATTATTTAAGGCGTATCCATATGGAGTTACATTCCAATACTGTTCCGCCAGCGGATCCACATTCAACCATCTTCCAATTGCAGCATCGTAATTACGTGCGCCAAAGTCATATAAATCTAAACCTAATTCGTTGTTTAATTCTTTACCGCCATAAGCGTATTTATACTTATTGGTAGCACTATAATCGGCATATTCATTGTATCCTTTATGTTTTAACCCAAACGGATAATAGTTGTTTTGCCTCCACTTTTTATTTGTATGTTTTGGTCTCGGCGAACCTCGCAAGCTCGGTTTCTTCTAATATCTCTGTTGCAAGATTAATTGTTCCATTACCGTCGCAATCTGCATAACTTAAGCTTACACTCACTGCGTTCGGGTCTCTTCAACGAAAGCTTTCTCAAAGCTTTGTCTCGTGAATCAAAATGATCTTTGTATTGATAAACGTAAAGATACGAATTTGTTCCGTTTGGTTTTACATGTCCTTCGGCATGCGGGAAAAACTGCAATTGTCCGTTTAAATGCTGAAACCGTACAGGTAATCGATGGTTTGTGTCGCATCACTGTTTGGTTGTAATTGCTTTTATAGTTAAATCAATCCTTTTTAGACTGTCTAAAAGATATGTTTGTGATTGGAAGAGGGGAGACAACCCAACTTTTCATTGACAGAGGGGAGCTTTTGTTTAAAACGCCTTCTTACTAGAATGTCAACTTTTATTGCAATTTTTGATAGGGTATTACTGCTTTCTTATTAAAGTCGAAACTATTAAATGTGCAACAGCAGTAAAGTGTTTTTAGTAAAACAGCCTCAATACGTTTGTAAAGAGGCTGTTGTTTAGTTATTTAATATAGCACGAGCAAGATGCTCGCGCCATCGGGTATTAAATCTGCGTGAGTGAGTATTACTCGTAAACTTTACCTTCACATTCCCACTTTACTACTATTACCGTATCTTTTTTATGGATTGAAAAAGTTAATTCACCTTTACGTTTAATAATGGTATCACCTTTTTCTAAAATATCAGCATAATTCCCTAAGGCTCGAGTTCCATCATCACAAATACAATCTTCTCCAGTAATTAGATGTTTCCCTTCTGATTTCAACCTATATGATTCCAAAGTAGGAAGCCTTTCAAATATTTGAAGACATTCTATTTCTCTAAATGCTTTAGCGTCATCTTCACAACTACCCTCTAGTGAAAATTCTTTAGAAATTTTATTACACGATCCTGCAAGAAAAACAAACAAACTTAAAATAACTATTTTTTTTAAAAATTCCATGTGTTATACGCGTTTTTAATATTTTTAATACCGTTACTTAATTTAAAAGACTGTCCGTGTGAACGTTGAACACCCCCACCAATGCCAGTACCAAAATTAATCATTGTTGTTTTTACTCCACCTTTTCTATTTGTATGTTTTGGTCTCGGCGAACCTCGCAAGCTCGGTT is a window of Myroides sp. JBRI-B21084 DNA encoding:
- a CDS encoding RHS repeat domain-containing protein, whose amino-acid sequence is MRGSPRPKHTNKKWRQNNYYPFGLKHKGYNEYADYSATNKYKYAYGGKELNNELGLDLYDFGARNYDAAIGRWLNVDPLAEQYWNVTPYGYALNNPIYFIDPDGMQVLDPDEIVKKQKEKLSSDIASVRGMMKDRQIDAEIGNKFITFLEGAQNEIKALEDSEQVYNVFYDKTNKGNSGYVNYNFGTNAVDIGMGTTASYSVIGHELMHGFQFEKGKTSFRRDDQSTLNDIGDETAGYNRQYILEGGVKQFNPAAPPYYMDSDIIDFGKKQNPQIYQGMHQSSLSLSSKEGKAMRKATIEAGKSGAAAPEVYIGWEKDYNKGVKKRK